A segment of the Candidatus Dormiibacterota bacterium genome:
TAAGGTCGGCGTCGGACCGGTGCGGGGAAACTTCAAGCTCAAGATCGAGCTCGATCCGCAAGCCGACGGCAGCCGCATGAATCTCAAGATCAGCGGCGGAGGCTTTGGGAGCGTCGTCGATCTGGTCGCGGGGGCCGATGTCAAGGCCGCCGGCGACGCGAGCACGGTGCTCGATTGGAGCGGCAGCGCGACGATGCGCGGGCCGATTGCGAGCATCGCCGGGCGCGTGATAGACGCGCAGGCGCAGCGCGTCATCTCCACGACCTTTGCGAACGTGAAGGCGCGATGCAGTTCCTAGAGCGGGTAGCGGAGCTCGAACGCGAGCGCGTTCCGTTTGCGTTCGCCGTCGTCGTTTCGCGGCGTTCGCCCGTAAGTTCTCACCTTGGCGATCGCGCGCTCGTGTTTGCCGATGGCCGCATGGAAGGGTTTGTCGGCGGATCGTGCTCGCGCGACATCGTGCGGCGTTACGGCCTGGAAGCGATCCGCAGCGGAGCGCCGCGGCTGCTGCACATTCGCCCCGAACCGTCGTCCGGCGAACAAACGCCGTCCGGCGGCGATAGCCTGGGTGCGGAGCACGTCTTCATTCCGATGAGTTGTGCCTCCGAGGGTGCCGCCGATGTGTACGTCGAGCCGCACTTACCGGCGCGGCGCTTGATCGTTGCGGGCTTTACGCCGGTCGCGCAGGCGCTCGTTCGCATGGCGGGTGCGCTTGAATACGACGTCGTGCGCGTGGTCGACGAAGACGAAACCGCAGACCTTGCGGATTATTCGGGAGTCGTCGTGAAAGTGGGCGACCTGCGCGATTTCGCGAACAAACTTTCGGCGCTGGAGCGTGCGCGCACGGTTGCCGTCGTCGCATCGCTCGGGCATTACGACGAGGCGGCGCTCGACGCGCTCCTCGACGCGCACCTTGCTTTTATCGGTCTGGTCGCGAGCCGGAAGCGCGCCGCGCGCGTGTTCGGCGTGCTCGCGCAGGGAGGGCGTTCGCCCGAGCAACTCGCCGCGATCCGCAATCCGGTTGGGCTCGATATCGGAGCGCGCACCCCGGGAGACGTTGCCGTTTCGATTTTCGCGGAGATCGTTGCGGCCTCACCGTCGGCCCCAATGCCGGAACTCGACGAAAGCGAGGCCGCGGTTCCGGCGATCGCGCTCGATCCGATCTGCGGAATGGATGTCGAGATCGAGAACGCGCGCCATCGCTTCGAATACGAAGGGCGCACCTATTACTTTTGTGCGGCCGGGTGCCGTGCCGCCTTCGCAGCCGATCCGGCGGCCGTGCTCTCCTCGAAAGGCAGCGCTTGAAGCTCTTGTCCCTGCGAGAGCGTTTCGCCGAGCGCGGTTACGTGGTCGATGAAGATTTCGCAACGTCGCTCGAACTGATGCTCGCGCTCGAGAAACCGCTCTTACTCGAAGGCCCCGCAGGCGTGGGAAAGACCGAGAGTGCGAAGGTCCTCGCCGATGTCCTGGGAACGCGCCTCATCCGCTTGCAGTGCTACGAGGGGTTGGATGCCGCGAGCGCGCTCTACGAATGGAATTATCCGAAGCAACTCCTGCGCATTCGGCTCACCGAACACGATGCAGCCGACACGCTCGCGCGCGAAGCGGAGATCTTCAGCGAAGCGTTTCTGCTCAAGCGGCCGCTGCTGGAAGCGATTACGCAGGACGTAGCCCCCGTATTATTGATCGACGAGATCGATCGCGCCGACGAAGCGTTCGAAGCGTTCTTGTTGGAGTTGCTCGGAGAGTTTCAGATTTCGATACCGGAACTCGGGACGGTCCGCGCGCGGTCGCGGCCGTTCGTGATCGTTACCTCGAACCGCTCGCGAGAACTCTCCGATGCGTTGCGGCGCCGTTGTCTCTACCACTGGCTGGAGTATCCGACGCGCGAGCGCGAGGTGGAGATCCTGCGCGCCAGGCTTCCGGATATCGATCAAAAACTGGCCGAGCAGATCGCGCGTTTCATGGAGTTTTTGCGCGCGCAACCCTTCGAAAAGGTACCGGGTGTCGCGGAGAGCTTGGATTGGGCGCTCGCGCTCGTGCGGCTCCATCGAGCGGCGCTCGACGAGCGGACGATCGAACTCACACACGGCTGTATCCTCAAGGTGCAACGAGACTGGGAGCTGCTCCAGGAGCAGCGCACGCGCTACGTGCCGTTGCTCTCGGATGCGGGAGTGCAGGAGACTGCCGCAACCGAGCCCGATTACGGCATCGGCTCGGTGCGGGCGCGCCGTGGCTGAACGCTCCGCCGAACTCTCCCGCAGAGTGCTGGAGTTCTTTACGGTGCTGCGGGAGACGCACGGTTTTTCCGCGGGCCAGCGCGAGGTCCACGATGCGCTGCGCGCGCTCGATCTGCTCGGCATCACGAATCCCGCGCGCGTGCGGGCGGCGCTGCGTGCCGTCGCGTGCAGTTCGCCCGAGCAGGTTGCGGTGTTCGAAGACGCCTATCGGCACGTCTTCCTCGCACCCGATGAAGGCGTACCGCAGGCCGCATACGCACCGCGCCATTCGCGCCCCGGAGCGCAGCCCGAACCGTCTCCCGGCCTCCCGGCGCGCGAGCGCAAAGGCGACCCGCACGATGATGAAGCCGACGGCGACGCAAGCGACGGCCCGTCGCGCGAGCGACGCGTCGCCGACGAAACGCCCGATGCGGCTACGGCATGGATGATGTTGCGCGCGCGGTTTAGCCCGATCGCAGCAACTGCGGATCCGCCATCCATCGACCCATGCGGCTTGGAAGAGATGGAGTCGGCAACGCGCAAACTCGTGCGCAGCGTGCATTTGGGGCGGTCGCGTCGTTGGGCGCCGCAACCGCGCGGGCCGCGCTTCGACCTGCGACGCACGCTCCGCGCGAGCTTGCAGACCGGCGGCGATCCCCTCACGCTCCATCGGCTTGGCCCGCCGCGCCGCGCTCCGCGCATCGTCTTACTCGTCGACGGCAGCCGTTCGATGGCGGAACACGCGACGGTGTTGTTGCAATTCGCCTATGCGCTTGGACGCGCGACGCGGCGCGCGCGTACCTACGTGTTCAGCACCGATCTCCACGACGTCACGCGTATCCTCGCATCCGTGCGGCCGGGCACCGAACTGCCGAGCCTGGGTGAATCGTGGGGTGGCGGCACGCGGATCGGGGCGAGCTTGGCGAGCTTCGTTCGCGAGCACGGCGTACGCGTGCTCGACGAGCAGACGCTCGTGATCGTGGCGAGCGATGGGCTGGACGCGAGCGAGGGAGCGCAACTCGAGCGCGCGATGCGTGAGATCCGGCGGCGCTGTGCGGCGGTGGTCTGGCTAAATCCGCACGCGCGCTCGCAAGGCTTCGCTCCGACCGCGGGCGGAATGCGTTCGGCGGGGCCGTTTATCGATGTGCTCGACGCACTGCATACCGCGCGCGATGTGGAGCGCATGGCCGAGCGCCTATGGCGGACGCGCTTGCATGCGTGATTTCTTCGCGGTGGTCGCGCGCTGGAGCCGGGAGCGAACGCCGTTTGCTTTGGCAACGCTCGTGGACGTCCGCAATGCTGCTCCGGCACCGCTCGGCGCCTCCATGGCGGCCACCGCAGATTGCACGGTTGCCGGGGATATCGGTGCGGGTTGCTACGAAGGCGAGATCGTCGAAGCTGCAATGGAAACGGCTCGCGACGGGAAGTCGCGCGTACTCTCGATCGACCTGAGCAGCGACGATCCTCTCACCGGCGGCACCGGATGCGGCGGCTTTTTAGAGGTGGTGACGTGGCGGCCGCCGGCGGGCTTCGACGTTGTTGCCGGCGCCATCGTAGCCGGCCGTACCGATGTGACGTTTCCGATCGCGTACGAACGCGAGGGAAGCATGCGGGAATTCGTGATGCACGTTCCCGCGCGTCGCACGCTGATCGTCGTCGGCGGCACGACGCTCGCAAAAGAGGTGGCGTCGTTCGCGGCGCGCTTGGAGTATCGCACGGTGGTCGTCGACCCGCGCCCCGCCTTCGCAACGCCCGAGCGCCTTGCCGGCGTCGACGAAATCATCGTCGATTGGCCGCAGGACGTGCTAGCGGCGATGCTGAGCGCGACAACGCCGTTGCTCGTCATCTCGCACGATCCGAAAATCGACTTGCCGGCGTTGCGCGCCGGGCTCGCGAGCGAGGCGCCGTACATCGGCCTGCTGGGGAGCCATCGCGCCCAGGAAGGACGACGAGCGGCGTTGCGCGCGGATGGTTTCGGCGAGGCCGCACTCGCTCGGATTCACGGCCCGGCCGGCTTGGACATCGGCGGCGTCACCATGGCTGAGACCGCCGTCTCGATCGTCGCCGAAATCGTCGCGGTCGCGCGCGAGCGCGGCGGCGGGCCGCTCCTGCGCCACGGCGGATCGATTCACAACCTCGCGCGCTAGCGAGCGGAGCCCGCGCTCGTGGCGCGAAACCTAGGCTTCCGCACCCTTCGTCGTGATAAGGATCCCGTGACGCTCGAGACCGCGCTGAAGCAATACTTCGGCTTCGATTCCTTTCGCCCGCTGCAGCGAGAGATCGCGCAAGCGGTGCTCGACGGCGAGGATGCGCTCGCATTGCTTCCCACCGGTGGCGGAAAATCGTTGTGCTACCAGTTGCCGGCGATGCTCTCGCAGGGTCTCACGCTCGTGGTCTCGCCGTTGATCGCCTTGATGAAGGATCAGGTCGACGCGCTGACCGCCAACGGCATCGCTGCGACATTTCTCAACAGTTCGATCGACGGCGATGCCGCCGCAGCGCGGCTCTCCGGGCTCGATCGCGGTGAGTACCATCTGCTGTACGTGGCGCCCGAACGCATCGCGGTGCCGGGTTTTCTCGAGCGGATGCGCGGCTGGAATCTGCGACATATCGCCGTCGACGAAGCGCACTGTGTGAGCGAATGGGGCCACGATTTTCGGCCGGAGTATCGCCGCCTCACGGCGCTGCGCGAAGCGTTCGCCGACGTGCCTGTGCTGGCACTCACGGCCACGGCCACGGAGCGCGTCCGCGAAGATATCGAACGATTCCTCGCGCTACGCCGCCCGACGCGTTTCGTGGGCAGCTTCAACCGCCCAAATTTACGCTACAGCGTTTTCGAAAAACACGATGCGGTGACGCAGCTCGTTTCGTTCGCGTCGGCGCGAGCGCACGAAAGCGGCATCGTCTACGTTTCGAGCCGCAATATGGCGGCGGATCTTGCGGTCAAACTCTCGCAGGCGGGCATCGAGGCGCGGCCCTACCACGCGGGCCTTACCCCGCTGCAGCGCACGCGCAATCAGGAGCTCTTTATCCGCGACGAGATTCGCGTCGTCTGCGCCACGATCGCCTTCGGGATGGGCATCGATAAATCCAACGTACGATACGTCGTGCACTACGACGTGCCGAAGAATCTCGAAGGATACTACCAGGAGACCGGGCGCGCGGGGCGCGATGGCCTGCCTAGCGACTGCGTGTTGTTTTTCAACGGTGCCGATGCCGCCAAGCAGCGCTATTTTATCCGGCAAATTCCGAACGTCGCCGAACGCACCCAAGCCGAGCGTCTCCTGCGTAAAATGCTGGACTACGCTGCGATGCCGGAGTGCCGCAGGGCGTTTCTGCTCTCGTATTTCGGCGAGGAATCGCCCTACCTTACGTGCGGCAATTGCGATAATTGCCTGCAGGCGCCCGAACTCGTGGACGGCACGCTGGCCGCGCAGAAATTGCTCTCCTGTCTCTATCGCGTCCGCGCTAAGAGCGGCTTCTCCACCGGCGCGCACCATCTAGTCGACGTTCTGCGCGGCGCGTCGAGCGAGCGCATTACGGAGTGGGGACACGACCAGCTTTCCACTTACGGCATCGGGAAAGAGTACACTAAGGAGCAGTGGCTCGCGTTGGTCTCCGAGCTTCTGCGGGCGGGGTGGATCGAGCAAGAGGATGCTCGCCG
Coding sequences within it:
- a CDS encoding carbon monoxide dehydrogenase subunit G; the encoded protein is MNLQWQGHEEIAAPKERVWAFINDPGSVANCVPDLVEANVVDTHHVDAVVKVGVGPVRGNFKLKIELDPQADGSRMNLKISGGGFGSVVDLVAGADVKAAGDASTVLDWSGSATMRGPIASIAGRVIDAQAQRVISTTFANVKARCSS
- a CDS encoding XdhC family protein, which encodes MQFLERVAELERERVPFAFAVVVSRRSPVSSHLGDRALVFADGRMEGFVGGSCSRDIVRRYGLEAIRSGAPRLLHIRPEPSSGEQTPSGGDSLGAEHVFIPMSCASEGAADVYVEPHLPARRLIVAGFTPVAQALVRMAGALEYDVVRVVDEDETADLADYSGVVVKVGDLRDFANKLSALERARTVAVVASLGHYDEAALDALLDAHLAFIGLVASRKRAARVFGVLAQGGRSPEQLAAIRNPVGLDIGARTPGDVAVSIFAEIVAASPSAPMPELDESEAAVPAIALDPICGMDVEIENARHRFEYEGRTYYFCAAGCRAAFAADPAAVLSSKGSA
- a CDS encoding MoxR family ATPase → MLALEKPLLLEGPAGVGKTESAKVLADVLGTRLIRLQCYEGLDAASALYEWNYPKQLLRIRLTEHDAADTLAREAEIFSEAFLLKRPLLEAITQDVAPVLLIDEIDRADEAFEAFLLELLGEFQISIPELGTVRARSRPFVIVTSNRSRELSDALRRRCLYHWLEYPTREREVEILRARLPDIDQKLAEQIARFMEFLRAQPFEKVPGVAESLDWALALVRLHRAALDERTIELTHGCILKVQRDWELLQEQRTRYVPLLSDAGVQETAATEPDYGIGSVRARRG
- a CDS encoding VWA domain-containing protein, giving the protein MAERSAELSRRVLEFFTVLRETHGFSAGQREVHDALRALDLLGITNPARVRAALRAVACSSPEQVAVFEDAYRHVFLAPDEGVPQAAYAPRHSRPGAQPEPSPGLPARERKGDPHDDEADGDASDGPSRERRVADETPDAATAWMMLRARFSPIAATADPPSIDPCGLEEMESATRKLVRSVHLGRSRRWAPQPRGPRFDLRRTLRASLQTGGDPLTLHRLGPPRRAPRIVLLVDGSRSMAEHATVLLQFAYALGRATRRARTYVFSTDLHDVTRILASVRPGTELPSLGESWGGGTRIGASLASFVREHGVRVLDEQTLVIVASDGLDASEGAQLERAMREIRRRCAAVVWLNPHARSQGFAPTAGGMRSAGPFIDVLDALHTARDVERMAERLWRTRLHA
- a CDS encoding XdhC/CoxI family protein — encoded protein: MRDFFAVVARWSRERTPFALATLVDVRNAAPAPLGASMAATADCTVAGDIGAGCYEGEIVEAAMETARDGKSRVLSIDLSSDDPLTGGTGCGGFLEVVTWRPPAGFDVVAGAIVAGRTDVTFPIAYEREGSMREFVMHVPARRTLIVVGGTTLAKEVASFAARLEYRTVVVDPRPAFATPERLAGVDEIIVDWPQDVLAAMLSATTPLLVISHDPKIDLPALRAGLASEAPYIGLLGSHRAQEGRRAALRADGFGEAALARIHGPAGLDIGGVTMAETAVSIVAEIVAVARERGGGPLLRHGGSIHNLAR
- the recQ gene encoding DNA helicase RecQ; protein product: MTLETALKQYFGFDSFRPLQREIAQAVLDGEDALALLPTGGGKSLCYQLPAMLSQGLTLVVSPLIALMKDQVDALTANGIAATFLNSSIDGDAAAARLSGLDRGEYHLLYVAPERIAVPGFLERMRGWNLRHIAVDEAHCVSEWGHDFRPEYRRLTALREAFADVPVLALTATATERVREDIERFLALRRPTRFVGSFNRPNLRYSVFEKHDAVTQLVSFASARAHESGIVYVSSRNMAADLAVKLSQAGIEARPYHAGLTPLQRTRNQELFIRDEIRVVCATIAFGMGIDKSNVRYVVHYDVPKNLEGYYQETGRAGRDGLPSDCVLFFNGADAAKQRYFIRQIPNVAERTQAERLLRKMLDYAAMPECRRAFLLSYFGEESPYLTCGNCDNCLQAPELVDGTLAAQKLLSCLYRVRAKSGFSTGAHHLVDVLRGASSERITEWGHDQLSTYGIGKEYTKEQWLALVSELLRAGWIEQEDARRTLFLTSDGLAALREGRSIRFALPRFVKKKRKQKASEHVLVAGDDALFERLRELRKRLADAAEIPPYVVFSDATLRSLAAQKPSDASSFLAISGVGEVKLERYGDAFMAAIAEFQAA